The Corylus avellana chromosome ca8, CavTom2PMs-1.0 genome has a segment encoding these proteins:
- the LOC132189654 gene encoding lecithin-cholesterol acyltransferase-like 1 yields MGTKLALISVAVMLYTCQAGSSFHPLILIPGNGGNQLEARLTAGYKPSSLYCNRWNPVVKKKEGWFRLWFDPSVLLAPFTKCFAERMMLYYDPELDDYRNAPGVETRAPHFGSTQSLLYLDPHLKHITAYMAPLVESLEQIGYVNGKTLFGAPYDFRYGLAAEGHPSHVGSKFLQDLKELIENASSSNGGKPVILLSHSLGGLFVLQLLSRNPPSWRQKFIKHFVALSAPWGGTTQEMLTFASGYSLGVPLVEPLQVREEQRSSESNLWLMPNPKLFGRQKPLVITPNATYSAHDIAQFLNDIGFPEGVHPYKSRILPLTERYAAPGVPITCIIGSGVRTPETLFYGKNGFDEQPEVVYGDGDGTVNMVSLLALESLWSDKINQPVKVIRIPGVSHTSILRNGAALDQIIELISGVNSSVQYSVE; encoded by the exons ATGGGCACCAAATTGGCGCTGATCTCAGTGGCTGTGATGTTGTACACGTGTCAAGCAGGCAGCAGCTTCCACCCTTTGATCCTAATACCTGGGAATGGTGGGAACCAGCTAGAAGCCCGGCTAACCGCTGGCTACAAACCCTCGAGCTTGTACTGCAACAGGTGGAACCCGGTTGTGAAGAAAAAGGAGGGTTGGTTCAGGCTATGGTTCGACCCCAGCGTCCTCTTGGCTCCCTTCACCAAGTGCTTTGCTGAGCGCATGATGCTTTATTATGATCCTGAGTTGGACGATTACCGCAATGCTCCTGGGGTTGAAACCAGGGCCCCTCACTTTGGTTCCACCCAGTCCCTTCTCTACCTGGACCCTCATCTCAA GCACATTACAGCATACATGGCACCCCTGGTGGAATCTCTGGAACAAATTGGATATGTGAATGGGAAAACCCTGTTTGGAGCTCCATACGATTTCAGATATGGTTTAGCAGCGGAAGGCCACCCATCCCATGTGGGTTCCAAGTTCCTGCAAGACCTAAAGGAATTGATAGAGAATGCAAGCTCTTCTAATGGAGGGAAGCCAGTGATACTTCTCTCCCACAGCTTAGGAGGCCTCTTTGTCCTCCAACTTCTCAGCCGAAACCCGCCCTCCTGGCGCCAGAAATTCATCAAACACTTCGTCGCTCTCTCTGCCCCATGGGGTGGCACTACGCAGGAGATGCTCACCTTTGCTTCTGGGTATTCACTTGGAGTGCCTCTTGTAGAACCCTTGCAG GTAAGAGAGGAGCAGAGGAGCTCAGAAAGCAACCTATGGCTCATGCCTAATCCCAAACTATTTGGTCGCCAAAAACCACTTGTGATTACTCCAAATGCAACCTATTCAGCCCATGACATCGCCCAGTTTCTCAATGACATAGGATTCCCAGAAGGAGTACATCCTTACAAGTCTCGCATTTTGCCTTTGACAGAAAGATATGCAGCTCCTGGGGTGCCCATCACGTGTATAATCGGGAGTGGTGTACGGACGCCGGAGACTTTGTTCTACGGGAAAAATGGTTTCGATGAGCAACCGGAGGTTGTTTATGGGGATGGAGACGGGACAGTGAACATGGTGAGCTTGTTAGCACTTGAATCACTCTGGTCGGACAAGATAAATCAACCCGTTAAGGTGATCAGAATTCCTGGGGTTTCTCATACATCAATACTCAGAAATGGCGCTGCACTTGATCAAATTATAGAATTAATTTCAGGTGTCAATTCAAGTGTACAATATTCTGTTGAGTAA
- the LOC132189146 gene encoding uncharacterized protein LOC132189146, translated as MGIKGHHQNRFVRFITIPFRLLGKTKDLYVRSMTSCAQGVGHSQSMGSGVALPKSFSVSSSRCSDDDDLKELIRAASTRTLVDRIDVDMILKQQAAQSAVMMAGSRGLPKSSSVGMGKIDEDRPCDFEEVGVGAGKADLFYPRSRSYAVTKRSVEF; from the coding sequence ATGGGAATCAAGGGACACCACCAAAACAGGTTCGTCCGGTTCATAACAATACCCTTTAGACTTCTGGGGAAAACAAAGGACCTTTACGTCCGAAGCATGACGAGCTGCGCACAGGGAGTGGGCCACAGCCAGAGCATGGGCAGCGGGGTTGCCTTGCCGAAGAGCTTCAGCGTCAGCTCGTCGAGGTGCAGCGACGATGACGATTTGAAAGAGCTCATCAGAGCTGCCTCGACTAGGACTTTGGTTGATAGGATTGACGTGGATATGATTCTCAAGCAGCAGGCGGCGCAGTCGGCGGTGATGATGGCCGGATCGAGGGGTTTGCCCAAGAGCTCTAGCGTCGGAATGGGCAAGATCGACGAGGACAGGCCGTGTGATTTTGAAGAAGTTGGTGTTGGCGCCGGGAAGGCGGATTTGTTTTATCCGAGAAGCAGAAGCTACGCTGTCACAAAGAGAAGTGTTGAGTTTTGA
- the LOC132189143 gene encoding 70 kDa peptidyl-prolyl isomerase-like isoform X1 yields MAAEKATNESEIEGEDDLDEEPGEVIESAPPLKVGDERELGSFGLKKKLLKRGHGWETPELGDEVTVHYVGTLLDGTKFDSTRDRGEPLTIKLGNGQVVTGLDQGIITMQKEETSMFTLPPELAYGAAGLNGAVPPNSVVQFEVQLVSWITVVDICKGGGIIKKIMEKGDRNEVPGDLDEVLVKYRVALDDGTVVAETTEEGFEFYVKDGHLCPALPKAVRTMRRGEKAQLVVQPQYAFGEEGRNMSNGVHSIPPSSLLNIDVELVSFKPVIDIIGDSKVFKKILKEGEGAVVANEGATVTISYVARLEDGTVFEKKGIDGEQPLEFITDEEQVIAGLDRAVATMKKGERAILTIHPDFGFGSSEVRRDLAVIPPSSNVVYEVEMLDFFKEKAPSEMSNSEKIEAARMKKEEGNLLFKTGKYQQAGKKYDKAADYISEDESFGDDEEKLAKKLRVACWLNRAACSLKLHDFQGTIKLCSQVLDIEFHNVKALYRRAQAYMETSDFFSAELDIKKVLETDPLHREVKLIQKNLKRLQAESNQRDSKLYINMFARMTRDTPVATKKLKVEKVEDDENVAMEIEMERVGDSSAPPDGEMVVDSC; encoded by the exons ATGGCGGCAGAGAAAGCGACGAACGAGTCGGAAATCGAGGGCGAGGACGACCTCGACGAAGAGCCTGGGGAGGTGATCGAATCGGCGCCACCTCTCAAGGTCGGCGACGAGCGCGAGCTCGGTAGCTTTGGCCTCAAGAAGAAGCTCCTCAAGCGCGGCCATGGATGGGAGACCCCTGAGCTCGGTGACGAAGTCACTG TTCATTATGTTGGTACTTTGCTTGACGGAACAAAGTTCGATTCCACCAGAGATAGAGGCGAACCTTTGACTATAAAGCTTGGTAACG GTCAAGTGGTTACTGGACTGGATCAAGGGATAATTACAATGCAGAAGGAGGAGACCTCGATGTTCACATTGCCTCCTGAATTAGCCTACGGAGCTGCGGGCCTCAACGGCGCGGTTCCGCCCAATTCAGTTGTTCAGTTTGAAGTCCAGCTCGTCTCATGGATCACAGTGGTGGATATTTGCAAAGGCGGTGGAATTATCAAGAAAATAATGGAGAAGGGAGACAGGAATGAGGTTCCTGGTGATTTGGACGAAGTTCTTG TGAAGTACCGAGTGGCGCTGGATGATGGCACTGTTGTTGCCGAGACAACAGAAGAAGGATTTGAATTTTATGTGAAggatg GTCATCTTTGTCCAGCATTGCCAAAGGCTGTAAGGACCATGAGAAGGGGAGAGAAGGCCCAATTAGTTGTTCAACCTCAGT ATGCCTTTGGGGAGGAGGGGAGGAACATGAGTAATGGGGTTCATTCAATTCCCCCAAGTTCTTTGCTGAACATTGATGTGGAGTTGGTCTCCTTCAAGCCTGTTATTGACATTATTGGTGATTCCAAAGTATTTAAGAAGATCTTAAAAGAAGGTGAAGGTGCTGTTGTTGCTAATGAGGGTGCAACTGTTACTA TTAGCTATGTGGCTAGGCTGGAAGATGGCACTGTATTTGAGAAAAAAGGAATTGATGGAGAGCAGCCTTTGGAGTTTATAACTGATGAAG AACAAGTAATTGCTGGTCTAGACCGAGCAGTGGCAACAATGAAGAAGGGAGAGCGAGCGATATTGACTATACATCCTGATTTTGGATTTGGAAGCAGTGAAGTAAGGCGGGATCTTGCTGTAATTCCACCATCTTCAAATGTAGTCTATGAAGTTGAaatgttagatttttttaag gaaaaagcacCTTCGGAAATGAGTAACAGTGAGAAGATTGAGGCTGCtagaatgaagaaagaagaaggcaATCTATTATTTAAAACTGGAAAGTATCAACAAGCAGGGAAAAAATATGACAAG GCTGCAGACTACATAAGTGAAGATGAATCGTTTGGGGATGATGAGGAAAAGCTTgctaaaaaattaagagttgcTTGCTGGTTGAACCGTGCAGCATGTAGCCTCAAATTACATGACTTTCAGGGAACAATCAAGTTATGTTCACAG GTGCTAGACATTGAGTTCCACAATGTAAAAGCTTTGTACAGGCGAGCACAAGCTTATATGGAAACTTCAGATTTTTTCTCTGCAGAATTAGATATCAAGAAAGTTCTTGAGACTGATCCACTGCACAG GGAGGTGAAATTGATTCAGAAGAATTTGAAACGACTTCAAGCTGAAAGCAACCAGAGAGACTCAAAGCTCTACATAAACATGTTTGCACGTATGACAAGGGACACTCCTGTGGCAACAAAG AAATTGAAGGTTGAAAAAGTGGAGGATGATGAAAATGTGGCAATGGAAATAGAAATGGAAAGAGTTGGTGATAGTTCAGCCCCTCCTGATGGTGAAATGGTTGTTGACTCTTGTTGA
- the LOC132189143 gene encoding 70 kDa peptidyl-prolyl isomerase-like isoform X2: MQKEETSMFTLPPELAYGAAGLNGAVPPNSVVQFEVQLVSWITVVDICKGGGIIKKIMEKGDRNEVPGDLDEVLVKYRVALDDGTVVAETTEEGFEFYVKDGHLCPALPKAVRTMRRGEKAQLVVQPQYAFGEEGRNMSNGVHSIPPSSLLNIDVELVSFKPVIDIIGDSKVFKKILKEGEGAVVANEGATVTISYVARLEDGTVFEKKGIDGEQPLEFITDEEQVIAGLDRAVATMKKGERAILTIHPDFGFGSSEVRRDLAVIPPSSNVVYEVEMLDFFKEKAPSEMSNSEKIEAARMKKEEGNLLFKTGKYQQAGKKYDKAADYISEDESFGDDEEKLAKKLRVACWLNRAACSLKLHDFQGTIKLCSQVLDIEFHNVKALYRRAQAYMETSDFFSAELDIKKVLETDPLHREVKLIQKNLKRLQAESNQRDSKLYINMFARMTRDTPVATKKLKVEKVEDDENVAMEIEMERVGDSSAPPDGEMVVDSC; encoded by the exons ATGCAGAAGGAGGAGACCTCGATGTTCACATTGCCTCCTGAATTAGCCTACGGAGCTGCGGGCCTCAACGGCGCGGTTCCGCCCAATTCAGTTGTTCAGTTTGAAGTCCAGCTCGTCTCATGGATCACAGTGGTGGATATTTGCAAAGGCGGTGGAATTATCAAGAAAATAATGGAGAAGGGAGACAGGAATGAGGTTCCTGGTGATTTGGACGAAGTTCTTG TGAAGTACCGAGTGGCGCTGGATGATGGCACTGTTGTTGCCGAGACAACAGAAGAAGGATTTGAATTTTATGTGAAggatg GTCATCTTTGTCCAGCATTGCCAAAGGCTGTAAGGACCATGAGAAGGGGAGAGAAGGCCCAATTAGTTGTTCAACCTCAGT ATGCCTTTGGGGAGGAGGGGAGGAACATGAGTAATGGGGTTCATTCAATTCCCCCAAGTTCTTTGCTGAACATTGATGTGGAGTTGGTCTCCTTCAAGCCTGTTATTGACATTATTGGTGATTCCAAAGTATTTAAGAAGATCTTAAAAGAAGGTGAAGGTGCTGTTGTTGCTAATGAGGGTGCAACTGTTACTA TTAGCTATGTGGCTAGGCTGGAAGATGGCACTGTATTTGAGAAAAAAGGAATTGATGGAGAGCAGCCTTTGGAGTTTATAACTGATGAAG AACAAGTAATTGCTGGTCTAGACCGAGCAGTGGCAACAATGAAGAAGGGAGAGCGAGCGATATTGACTATACATCCTGATTTTGGATTTGGAAGCAGTGAAGTAAGGCGGGATCTTGCTGTAATTCCACCATCTTCAAATGTAGTCTATGAAGTTGAaatgttagatttttttaag gaaaaagcacCTTCGGAAATGAGTAACAGTGAGAAGATTGAGGCTGCtagaatgaagaaagaagaaggcaATCTATTATTTAAAACTGGAAAGTATCAACAAGCAGGGAAAAAATATGACAAG GCTGCAGACTACATAAGTGAAGATGAATCGTTTGGGGATGATGAGGAAAAGCTTgctaaaaaattaagagttgcTTGCTGGTTGAACCGTGCAGCATGTAGCCTCAAATTACATGACTTTCAGGGAACAATCAAGTTATGTTCACAG GTGCTAGACATTGAGTTCCACAATGTAAAAGCTTTGTACAGGCGAGCACAAGCTTATATGGAAACTTCAGATTTTTTCTCTGCAGAATTAGATATCAAGAAAGTTCTTGAGACTGATCCACTGCACAG GGAGGTGAAATTGATTCAGAAGAATTTGAAACGACTTCAAGCTGAAAGCAACCAGAGAGACTCAAAGCTCTACATAAACATGTTTGCACGTATGACAAGGGACACTCCTGTGGCAACAAAG AAATTGAAGGTTGAAAAAGTGGAGGATGATGAAAATGTGGCAATGGAAATAGAAATGGAAAGAGTTGGTGATAGTTCAGCCCCTCCTGATGGTGAAATGGTTGTTGACTCTTGTTGA